From the genome of Dehalobacter sp. 12DCB1, one region includes:
- the rpoZ gene encoding DNA-directed RNA polymerase subunit omega, translating to MKQPSLDVLMSQADSKYTLVVAAAKRARVLMNNLDANEFKDTKPVSRALVEIAYGKINSDFFEKVTTDATR from the coding sequence ATGAAGCAGCCTTCTTTGGATGTTCTAATGTCCCAGGCAGACAGTAAATATACCCTTGTTGTGGCCGCTGCTAAAAGGGCCAGGGTACTCATGAACAATTTGGATGCGAATGAATTTAAGGATACGAAACCTGTCAGCAGGGCGCTGGTTGAGATTGCATACGGCAAAATTAATTCCGACTTTTTTGAGAAGGTGACGACAGATGCTACGCGGTAA
- the gmk gene encoding guanylate kinase, with translation MEDKGLLIVVSGPAGVGKGTLCKRLFAECGDLEYSVSVTTRESRPGETEGKEYYFRSRDEFLKMVENNEFLEWAEFCGNLYGTPRFHVESTLKRNKTILLEIDMQGAKIVKKAFPDGVFIFIVPPSLEELAERLYGRGTETPEVVQRRLAQAVQEMKSIKDYDYAVENDEIGTAAERLKSIIIAEKCRINPKSF, from the coding sequence ATGGAAGACAAAGGGTTGCTGATTGTGGTTTCAGGTCCTGCAGGAGTTGGGAAAGGAACGCTGTGTAAGCGGCTTTTTGCTGAGTGCGGCGATCTAGAATATTCTGTTTCCGTAACGACCAGGGAATCAAGACCGGGAGAAACAGAGGGTAAAGAATATTATTTTCGTTCCAGGGATGAGTTTCTTAAAATGGTCGAGAACAATGAGTTCTTGGAATGGGCAGAGTTTTGCGGGAACCTGTATGGAACCCCAAGATTTCATGTGGAAAGTACCCTGAAGAGAAACAAGACCATCTTACTGGAAATCGATATGCAGGGAGCAAAAATTGTCAAAAAGGCTTTTCCGGATGGTGTGTTTATTTTCATTGTTCCGCCTTCCCTGGAAGAGCTGGCTGAAAGGCTTTACGGAAGAGGAACGGAAACACCTGAGGTCGTGCAGCGCAGACTGGCACAAGCCGTTCAGGAAATGAAAAGTATAAAAGATTATGATTATGCTGTTGAGAACGACGAAATCGGCACTGCAGCTGAAAGGCTTAAGAGTATCATCATTGCAGAAAAATGCCGGATAAATCCAAAGTCGTTTTAG
- a CDS encoding DsrE/DsrF/DrsH-like family protein, whose product MEKEKKLSLILFSGDYDKAMAALILANSARELNMKVSIFFAFWGLCLIRDPEKMSLEDKTVYEKMMELTAPRGPEDLPLSRMNMAGIGKAMLKQMMEDQDAPDLSAFLKGAQKKGVSFYICKLSLEIMGFTLEEMIPDVKIMTAKDYLQDALEADIELFI is encoded by the coding sequence ATGGAAAAAGAGAAGAAGCTCAGCCTGATTTTGTTCAGCGGGGATTATGACAAAGCGATGGCTGCCTTGATCCTGGCTAATTCAGCCAGGGAGCTTAACATGAAAGTCAGTATTTTTTTCGCTTTCTGGGGTCTTTGTCTGATACGCGACCCAGAAAAAATGTCTTTGGAAGACAAAACGGTTTATGAAAAAATGATGGAACTTACTGCGCCAAGGGGTCCGGAGGACCTGCCGCTTTCCCGGATGAATATGGCTGGTATTGGAAAAGCCATGCTGAAACAAATGATGGAAGACCAGGACGCACCCGATCTTTCCGCTTTTCTGAAAGGAGCACAAAAAAAGGGGGTAAGCTTTTACATATGCAAGCTTTCCCTTGAGATCATGGGTTTTACACTTGAGGAAATGATTCCGGATGTCAAAATTATGACAGCGAAAGACTATTTGCAGGATGCCCTGGAAGCGGACATAGAGCTTTTTATCTAA
- a CDS encoding DUF370 domain-containing protein has translation MDIKLINIGFGNIVSANRIISIVSPESAPIKRIIQEARDTGMLIDATYGRRTRAVIMCDSHHVILSAVQPETVAHRLTAKESSNEDPAD, from the coding sequence TTGGATATCAAACTGATTAATATAGGATTTGGCAATATTGTATCGGCCAACAGAATTATCTCGATTGTAAGTCCGGAATCAGCACCTATTAAACGGATTATTCAGGAAGCGCGCGATACAGGAATGCTCATCGATGCCACCTATGGGCGAAGAACGCGTGCCGTCATTATGTGTGACAGCCACCACGTGATTTTGTCGGCTGTTCAGCCTGAAACGGTTGCCCATCGTCTGACCGCCAAAGAATCCAGTAATGAAGATCCGGCTGATTAA
- the coaBC gene encoding bifunctional phosphopantothenoylcysteine decarboxylase/phosphopantothenate--cysteine ligase CoaBC: MLRGKRVLLGVTGSIAAYKAVDIASRLVKSGAEVFVVMTKSATELVTPLTFRSITGQPVYTDMFSEPKLWNIEHISLAQKADLALVAPATANIIAKMAVGLADDFLSTVLLAVQNPIFMAPAMNHAMYHHPATQQNLGILQQRGIHLIGPARGFQACGTEGDGRMSEPGEIIAFLQDFMSSRQMMKGQKVLVTAGGTREELDPVRYLGNYSSGRMGYAIAEAFAEAGAQVTLVSGPSDLLPPFGVETVRIISAEEMYAEVMTRYAEQDIVVKAAAVADFRPAIRNQQKIKKDGKSVILELVPNTDILSALGARKKHQYLVGFAAETQNVIENGLEKLNRKKADMLVVNDVTASGAGFGTDTNIVSFLYPDGRKIDLPKMSKLDVARKLVQEIALDKGIGSKE, translated from the coding sequence ATGCTACGCGGTAAACGTGTACTTCTGGGTGTGACAGGAAGTATTGCTGCTTATAAAGCGGTCGACATTGCCAGCAGACTGGTGAAAAGCGGTGCAGAGGTCTTTGTCGTGATGACGAAATCAGCGACAGAGCTTGTTACGCCTTTGACTTTCAGGAGCATCACCGGTCAGCCGGTTTATACGGATATGTTCAGTGAACCCAAACTGTGGAACATTGAACATATTTCCCTGGCACAAAAGGCAGATCTTGCGTTGGTCGCACCGGCGACCGCGAATATCATTGCGAAGATGGCTGTCGGTCTTGCCGATGATTTTTTATCGACGGTATTACTGGCGGTTCAGAACCCTATCTTTATGGCACCGGCGATGAATCATGCCATGTACCATCACCCTGCAACGCAGCAGAATCTGGGGATTCTTCAGCAGCGGGGGATTCATTTGATTGGACCGGCCAGAGGCTTCCAGGCCTGCGGGACAGAAGGGGACGGCAGGATGAGTGAGCCCGGGGAGATCATCGCGTTTCTTCAGGATTTTATGTCAAGCCGACAAATGATGAAGGGCCAGAAAGTGCTGGTAACGGCAGGTGGTACCCGCGAGGAACTTGATCCGGTCAGATATCTTGGAAATTACAGCTCGGGCCGCATGGGCTATGCAATTGCTGAGGCGTTTGCTGAGGCAGGCGCACAGGTGACCCTGGTCAGCGGACCCTCGGATCTTCTGCCCCCATTCGGCGTGGAAACGGTCCGGATTATTTCAGCGGAAGAGATGTATGCGGAAGTTATGACACGATATGCGGAACAGGATATCGTCGTCAAAGCAGCTGCTGTTGCTGATTTTCGGCCTGCAATCCGCAATCAGCAAAAGATCAAGAAAGACGGAAAGTCTGTTATCCTGGAATTAGTACCGAATACAGACATCTTGTCAGCTTTGGGAGCTCGGAAGAAGCACCAGTACCTGGTTGGCTTTGCTGCTGAGACCCAAAATGTGATTGAAAACGGTCTGGAAAAGCTGAACCGTAAAAAGGCCGATATGCTTGTGGTCAATGATGTCACAGCATCAGGGGCTGGTTTTGGCACGGATACCAATATTGTTAGTTTTCTTTATCCCGATGGCAGAAAAATAGATCTGCCCAAAATGAGCAAGCTGGATGTTGCCAGAAAGTTGGTGCAAGAGATTGCCTTGGACAAAGGCATTGGATCAAAGGAGTGA
- a CDS encoding aminotransferase class V-fold PLP-dependent enzyme, with translation MSIAITKMNYGKLVVGIDAEVELKNGKNRRGINFDNAATTPPFVSVLQEISNFAPYYSSIHRGAGYKSKLSSEKYENARKTVMDFVGADHKRDVVIFVKNATEAINKVAFRLSQDVDPYIKSVILSTSMEHHSNDLPWREKYEVDYIEVDECGRLIFNDFIEKLEKYKGRVKLVTVAGASNVTGYVNPVHRIAEWAHKYGAKVMVDGSQLLPHQPFDTKPSASSKHIDFLVFSAHKMYAPFGTGVLIGPKDFFLKGSPDYQGGGTVKAVTRDLVIWNDPPSKDEAGTPNLMGVLALAASIKTLTAVGMRNVYKHEKNLTSQLIQGLKKIDCIDIYCAEDQSQERVGIVPFNMKGVYHEKLADILAGEAGISVRSGCFCAHPYVQKLMKVEPAILSAVADHLPENRPGMVRVSFGLYNEPHEVGRLLEVLQEIAKDRRRYLKMYS, from the coding sequence ATGAGTATTGCTATTACCAAAATGAATTACGGTAAACTTGTTGTCGGAATTGATGCGGAGGTTGAGCTCAAAAACGGTAAAAACCGCAGGGGAATCAATTTTGACAACGCAGCAACGACGCCGCCTTTTGTTTCAGTGCTCCAGGAAATCAGCAACTTTGCACCGTATTATTCGTCAATTCACAGGGGGGCCGGCTACAAGTCCAAATTGTCTTCGGAAAAATATGAAAATGCCAGGAAAACAGTGATGGATTTTGTGGGCGCAGACCACAAAAGGGATGTGGTGATCTTTGTTAAGAATGCCACAGAAGCTATCAATAAAGTGGCATTCAGATTGTCACAGGATGTGGATCCATACATAAAAAGTGTTATCCTTTCCACTTCCATGGAACATCATTCCAATGACCTTCCTTGGCGGGAAAAGTATGAGGTCGACTATATTGAGGTCGATGAATGCGGCAGGCTAATTTTTAACGATTTTATTGAAAAGCTGGAAAAATATAAAGGCCGGGTCAAGCTGGTAACTGTAGCCGGAGCTTCAAATGTAACAGGTTATGTCAATCCTGTACATCGAATTGCTGAATGGGCTCATAAATATGGTGCCAAGGTCATGGTTGACGGATCACAGCTGCTTCCACATCAGCCGTTTGATACGAAGCCTTCCGCTTCCAGCAAGCATATTGATTTTCTTGTGTTCTCCGCACATAAGATGTATGCGCCTTTTGGGACTGGCGTTCTGATTGGTCCCAAAGACTTTTTCCTGAAGGGAAGCCCTGACTATCAGGGCGGAGGAACAGTCAAAGCTGTGACCCGTGATTTGGTAATCTGGAATGATCCTCCTTCCAAAGATGAGGCTGGAACGCCCAACTTAATGGGTGTGCTGGCCTTGGCCGCAAGTATAAAAACCTTAACTGCAGTCGGGATGCGAAATGTGTACAAGCATGAAAAAAACCTGACATCCCAACTGATTCAGGGACTAAAAAAAATAGACTGTATCGACATCTATTGTGCAGAAGATCAAAGTCAGGAGCGCGTCGGGATTGTTCCGTTTAATATGAAGGGCGTTTATCATGAGAAACTGGCGGATATATTAGCCGGAGAAGCCGGCATTTCTGTCAGAAGTGGGTGTTTTTGCGCGCATCCTTACGTCCAAAAGCTCATGAAAGTCGAACCAGCCATCTTAAGCGCAGTTGCAGATCATCTACCGGAAAACAGACCCGGGATGGTCAGAGTCAGTTTTGGTTTATACAATGAACCTCACGAAGTTGGCAGGCTGCTGGAAGTATTGCAGGAAATTGCCAAAGACAGGAGACGCTATTTGAAAATGTACAGTTGA
- a CDS encoding manganese catalase family protein: MFSYQKRLLYPVYVEQKNEKLAWTLLEHIGGKDGEFTAFTRHMYQRLHVTNPYIRDLLGMIASEELAHMEMIAVAVRKLGLTDLPLTNSRKESWNIEYVEKSTDINEMLKINEEAEIRAKRLYLRHLTLTEDTSLKKMLKFLVDREEVHQRLLKKSGVLVAQEASNEQFSTLIHEYKMSLRVMK, encoded by the coding sequence ATGTTTAGTTACCAGAAACGTTTACTATATCCGGTTTATGTTGAGCAGAAAAATGAGAAGCTGGCATGGACCCTATTGGAACATATCGGCGGAAAAGACGGGGAGTTTACTGCCTTTACACGTCACATGTATCAACGCCTGCATGTGACCAATCCATATATTCGTGATCTTTTGGGCATGATTGCTTCGGAAGAGCTTGCGCATATGGAGATGATTGCAGTTGCAGTCAGAAAGCTTGGTCTTACTGATTTGCCACTTACTAATTCCAGGAAGGAGTCCTGGAATATAGAATATGTTGAGAAAAGTACGGATATTAACGAGATGCTCAAAATCAATGAAGAAGCGGAGATCAGGGCCAAGAGACTGTACCTGCGGCATCTCACGCTGACTGAGGACACTTCACTAAAGAAAATGCTCAAGTTCTTAGTCGACAGGGAAGAAGTTCATCAAAGATTGCTAAAAAAAAGCGGTGTCTTAGTGGCTCAGGAAGCGAGTAATGAGCAGTTCTCGACGCTAATTCATGAATATAAAATGAGTTTGCGCGTAATGAAGTAA
- the metK gene encoding methionine adenosyltransferase encodes MGYKLFTSESVTEGHPDKICDQISDAILDAVLRQDREARVACETSVTTGLVLVSGEITTHCYVDIPRVVRETIRQIGYTRAKYGFDADTCAVLTSIGEQSSDIALGVNKALEAKISEEDISEIGAGDQGMMFGYATNETETFMPVPIDLAHKLARRLAEIRKAEVLNYLRPDGKTQVTVEYEDGKPKRIDTIVISTQHHPEVSQEQIKNDLLEYVVRPVVPSEMLDENTRYYINPTGRFVIGGPQGDAGLTGRKIIVDTYGGMARHGGGAFSGKDPTKVDRSGAYAARYVAKNVVGAGLADRCEIQIAYAIGVAHPVSISVETFGTGKVSDDKIIALINETFDLRPAAIINTLDLRRPIYRQTAAYGHFGRNDLDLPWEKLDKVEQLRKLAGR; translated from the coding sequence ATGGGTTACAAATTATTCACCTCAGAATCTGTTACCGAAGGACATCCCGACAAAATATGCGACCAAATTTCGGATGCGATTCTTGATGCCGTTCTACGTCAGGACAGAGAAGCACGAGTCGCCTGTGAAACATCTGTGACAACCGGGCTGGTTCTGGTAAGCGGCGAGATTACCACGCATTGTTATGTGGATATTCCAAGAGTCGTAAGGGAAACCATCAGACAGATCGGATATACGAGAGCCAAGTATGGCTTTGACGCGGATACCTGTGCGGTGCTGACCTCGATTGGAGAGCAGTCCAGTGATATTGCCTTAGGCGTTAACAAAGCATTAGAAGCAAAAATATCCGAAGAAGACATCAGTGAAATCGGTGCAGGAGACCAAGGGATGATGTTTGGCTATGCGACAAACGAAACCGAAACATTCATGCCGGTGCCGATTGATCTTGCGCATAAACTGGCCCGCAGGCTAGCTGAAATCCGTAAGGCGGAAGTGCTGAACTATTTAAGACCTGACGGGAAAACGCAGGTTACCGTTGAATACGAGGACGGAAAACCCAAAAGAATCGATACGATTGTAATTTCGACCCAGCATCATCCTGAGGTTTCCCAGGAGCAGATCAAAAACGATCTTTTGGAGTATGTCGTAAGACCAGTGGTTCCATCTGAAATGCTGGATGAGAATACCCGTTATTATATCAACCCGACGGGTAGATTTGTGATTGGCGGGCCTCAGGGTGACGCAGGACTTACCGGCAGAAAAATTATTGTCGACACCTATGGTGGTATGGCTAGACACGGTGGCGGGGCGTTCTCTGGAAAAGATCCTACGAAGGTTGACCGGTCTGGGGCTTATGCCGCGCGCTATGTGGCCAAAAATGTTGTCGGAGCGGGCCTGGCTGATCGCTGTGAGATTCAGATCGCCTATGCGATCGGTGTTGCGCATCCTGTCTCTATTTCTGTTGAAACATTTGGGACGGGCAAGGTCAGTGATGATAAGATTATTGCACTGATTAATGAAACGTTTGATCTTCGTCCGGCTGCAATCATCAACACCCTGGATCTCCGCAGACCAATCTACAGACAGACTGCGGCCTACGGGCATTTTGGCCGCAATGACCTTGACCTCCCATGGGAGAAGCTTGATAAAGTTGAACAATTAAGGAAACTGGCCGGACGCTGA
- a CDS encoding DUF3793 family protein produces MQDFIATYTSQRKKLETRKYLLDNITYHLAPLLIASKPAELLTFTTAIKKDVLETWDQIKDRLHPYVTVQEIVRNKASVSILFYIADRLSSILQIPENQHFLRSLGYFGEMDQDTAIQALKQKWLIGTFPHEIGLFLGFPLDDVADFIYFPDKKPLLIGYWKVYHSPEKARRIFREYNEARHAYIRYMLDGNKSEDFLKRMGGNGLKGSSI; encoded by the coding sequence ATGCAGGACTTCATCGCGACTTACACCAGCCAAAGAAAAAAACTGGAGACCCGAAAATATCTGCTCGATAATATCACCTATCATCTTGCACCGCTACTTATCGCATCCAAACCGGCTGAGTTACTTACATTTACTACTGCCATCAAAAAAGATGTGCTGGAGACCTGGGATCAAATCAAAGATAGGCTTCATCCCTATGTGACGGTTCAGGAAATTGTCAGGAATAAAGCTTCTGTCAGCATATTATTTTATATTGCAGACAGACTGTCTTCAATACTTCAAATCCCTGAAAACCAGCATTTCTTAAGATCACTGGGCTATTTCGGGGAGATGGATCAGGATACGGCAATCCAGGCTTTAAAACAAAAATGGCTTATTGGGACTTTTCCGCACGAAATCGGACTATTTTTGGGCTTCCCACTGGATGATGTGGCAGATTTCATCTATTTTCCCGATAAAAAACCTCTGCTAATCGGTTATTGGAAGGTCTACCATTCTCCTGAGAAAGCCAGGAGAATATTCCGGGAATACAACGAGGCCAGACATGCATACATCCGATACATGCTCGACGGGAACAAAAGTGAGGACTTTTTGAAACGCATGGGCGGGAACGGGTTGAAAGGATCGTCAATATAA
- a CDS encoding LL-diaminopimelate aminotransferase has product MAFVNENYLKLPGSYLFSEIARREKQFRQENPDCDLIKMGIGDVTRSLPPAVIEAMHQAVDEMGQQKTFRGYGPEQGYEFLIEKIIEHDFRPRGVDLAVNEVFISDGAKTDTANFQEIFGTDNILAVTDPVYPVYVDSNVMAGRTGIYNSDKGQFEGIVYLPCNQQNGLKPEFPSSRADMIYLCYPNNPTGTTLSVEELKKWVDYAREHKAIILFDAAYEAFIREDGVPHSIFEIEGAREVAVEFRSFSKTAGFTGTRCAYTIVPKEVMVYDSKGEAHSLNKLWLRRQTTKFNGVSYPIQAAAAAVFSEAGKQQVKETIDYYMDNAAIIRAGLEKAGYTVFGGVNAPYIWLKTPGHLGSWEFFDKLMKEANVIGTPGAGFGASGEGFFRLTAFNTRENTERAIERIRTRIV; this is encoded by the coding sequence ATGGCTTTTGTCAATGAAAATTATCTTAAACTGCCTGGAAGCTATCTCTTTTCGGAAATAGCCCGCCGGGAAAAGCAGTTCAGACAGGAAAACCCGGACTGCGACTTAATAAAAATGGGTATTGGTGATGTGACCCGCTCGCTTCCACCAGCCGTTATCGAGGCAATGCATCAGGCAGTCGATGAAATGGGTCAGCAGAAAACCTTTAGAGGATACGGCCCGGAACAAGGATATGAGTTTCTGATTGAAAAAATTATTGAGCATGATTTTAGGCCCCGCGGCGTCGACCTGGCAGTTAACGAAGTGTTTATCAGTGATGGGGCCAAGACGGATACCGCCAATTTTCAGGAAATATTTGGGACCGACAATATCCTGGCTGTTACAGACCCAGTTTATCCGGTTTATGTGGACAGCAATGTCATGGCTGGACGTACCGGTATTTACAACAGCGACAAAGGGCAGTTTGAAGGAATCGTTTATCTTCCCTGCAATCAGCAAAATGGACTGAAACCGGAATTTCCAAGTAGCAGAGCAGATATGATCTACCTGTGCTATCCGAACAATCCGACCGGAACGACACTTTCGGTTGAAGAACTAAAGAAGTGGGTCGATTATGCACGCGAGCATAAGGCCATCATCTTATTTGATGCTGCGTATGAAGCTTTCATTCGGGAAGACGGTGTTCCCCATAGTATTTTTGAAATCGAAGGCGCACGCGAAGTGGCTGTAGAATTCAGAAGTTTCTCCAAGACAGCCGGTTTTACCGGTACCCGCTGCGCATATACCATCGTACCCAAAGAAGTCATGGTTTATGATTCCAAAGGGGAAGCGCACAGTCTGAATAAATTATGGCTTAGGAGGCAGACCACAAAATTCAACGGGGTGTCATATCCGATTCAAGCTGCTGCTGCCGCCGTATTTTCTGAGGCAGGGAAACAACAGGTCAAAGAAACCATTGATTATTATATGGATAATGCCGCCATTATTCGAGCTGGTCTCGAAAAAGCGGGATATACCGTCTTTGGCGGTGTAAATGCACCGTATATCTGGCTAAAAACACCGGGACATTTAGGATCCTGGGAATTCTTTGACAAGCTGATGAAAGAGGCAAATGTTATCGGAACACCTGGAGCCGGCTTCGGTGCGAGCGGAGAAGGATTCTTCCGGCTGACGGCTTTCAATACTAGGGAGAATACGGAGAGGGCCATTGAAAGGATAAGGACCAGGATAGTTTAA
- a CDS encoding phenylacetate--CoA ligase, producing MTQDELLLHLRKTIAQVLKAPYYKKRLAEVGIYYPGDVKSLEDFRKIPLTDKEALRQNYPFGLFAEPLEKMVRIHASSGTTGKPTVVGYTREDIQLWAKIVANGLRRAGITSNDVVQVAYGYGLFTGGMGLHYGCEELGALVIPISGGNTQRQLMLMRDFGSTVLCCTPSYALYLADSLEEEGMTKEDLKLRVGIFGAEPWTEQMRAEIETRLGIRALDIYGLSETMGPGVSLECLKGEGLHIDENFYPEILDKDGNVLPEGETGELVLTSFNKMGFPGLRYRTKDITSITYGSCTCGHTGWTMKRVSARVDDMLIIRGVNVFPSQIEEAILSVGGIEPHYLIVVDREGNLDTLEVQIEVNAASFNDEIRELEELQQRLQTKIHEILNIAARVRLVEPKSIPRSEGKAKRVIDKRKEKQLS from the coding sequence ATGACTCAGGATGAATTGCTACTTCATTTAAGAAAGACCATTGCACAGGTCTTAAAAGCTCCCTACTATAAGAAAAGACTGGCTGAGGTGGGTATCTATTATCCCGGTGATGTCAAATCCCTGGAGGATTTTCGGAAGATACCATTGACGGATAAAGAAGCGTTACGCCAGAATTATCCTTTTGGATTATTTGCCGAGCCATTGGAAAAGATGGTCAGAATCCATGCTTCCTCAGGGACAACGGGAAAACCGACCGTTGTAGGGTATACCCGTGAAGATATTCAGTTATGGGCCAAAATTGTGGCCAACGGTCTCAGAAGGGCCGGTATTACGTCCAATGACGTTGTTCAGGTTGCTTACGGCTATGGCTTGTTTACCGGCGGTATGGGACTGCATTACGGATGTGAAGAACTCGGGGCATTAGTCATTCCGATCTCCGGCGGCAATACCCAGCGTCAGCTGATGCTGATGCGTGACTTTGGAAGTACGGTTCTTTGCTGTACTCCGTCGTACGCACTTTATCTGGCAGACAGTCTGGAAGAAGAGGGTATGACCAAAGAAGACTTGAAACTAAGGGTCGGGATATTTGGCGCTGAGCCTTGGACAGAACAGATGAGAGCTGAGATTGAGACCAGACTTGGTATTCGGGCGCTTGATATCTATGGATTGAGTGAAACGATGGGACCCGGCGTTTCTCTAGAGTGCCTGAAGGGCGAAGGGCTGCATATCGATGAGAACTTCTACCCTGAGATTCTCGATAAAGACGGAAATGTTCTGCCGGAAGGAGAAACAGGAGAGCTCGTTCTTACCAGCTTTAACAAAATGGGTTTCCCCGGACTTCGCTATAGAACAAAAGATATTACCAGCATCACCTATGGAAGCTGTACCTGCGGCCACACCGGCTGGACGATGAAGAGAGTGTCGGCCAGAGTCGATGATATGCTGATCATTCGCGGTGTCAACGTCTTCCCAAGCCAGATTGAAGAGGCAATCCTGTCGGTAGGTGGAATCGAACCGCATTATCTGATTGTTGTGGATCGTGAGGGTAATCTCGATACTCTTGAAGTGCAGATTGAGGTGAATGCGGCAAGCTTCAACGATGAGATCCGAGAACTCGAAGAGCTCCAGCAAAGGCTTCAAACTAAAATACATGAGATCCTTAATATTGCAGCCAGGGTGCGTCTTGTCGAGCCTAAGAGTATCCCGCGCAGCGAAGGAAAAGCGAAACGTGTAATTGATAAACGCAAGGAAAAACAATTAAGCTAA
- a CDS encoding ACT domain-containing protein gives MLQLSIFLENAQGRLADALNTLADLQVNIRALSLADTKDYGVLRIIVENPEEVAEKLRERNCVVKITQVWVLKVPDSPGGLAGQLNKLVAEGVNVEYMYGFVEKENEQAQVVLRVRDAEIMQAAMDKLALK, from the coding sequence ATGTTACAACTGTCAATTTTTTTGGAAAATGCCCAGGGCCGTCTGGCAGACGCACTGAATACTTTAGCTGACCTTCAGGTCAATATCCGCGCGCTGTCCCTTGCTGACACCAAAGATTACGGTGTACTCAGGATTATCGTGGAGAATCCGGAAGAAGTTGCGGAGAAACTCCGGGAGCGCAATTGTGTCGTCAAGATTACCCAGGTTTGGGTGCTAAAAGTTCCCGATAGTCCGGGAGGTCTGGCTGGACAACTGAACAAGCTTGTTGCCGAGGGAGTGAACGTTGAATATATGTATGGTTTTGTGGAAAAGGAAAACGAGCAGGCCCAGGTCGTTCTAAGAGTCAGAGATGCTGAAATCATGCAGGCTGCGATGGACAAACTTGCGCTCAAATGA
- a CDS encoding YicC/YloC family endoribonuclease: MANSMTGFGRGEAQGLGVQISVEMKSVNNRFLEVLVKLPRNLNIIEERFRKAVQEKVQRGRIDIYVNIKETEEKKRLVKVDKDLVLSYDNSLKELANLLNTAYKSDLFSLVSLPEVLSVENEETDAEALWPYLNMALQEALNQLIQMRRTEGERLAKDLLKKLDDLSGMVDQVTVRAPQVVAEYQGKLRERLAALLADTSLDEARLITEVAIFADRASIEEELVRLGSHFEQFSKAFSANEPIGRKLDFLIQEMNREINTIGSKANDLEISHIIVQGKSELEKIREQVQNIE, translated from the coding sequence TTGGCAAACAGTATGACTGGTTTTGGCAGAGGGGAAGCTCAGGGACTTGGAGTTCAGATTTCAGTAGAAATGAAGTCAGTGAACAATCGCTTCCTGGAAGTCCTGGTAAAACTACCAAGGAACCTGAATATCATTGAGGAACGTTTTCGTAAAGCCGTGCAGGAAAAAGTCCAACGGGGCCGCATTGATATTTACGTGAATATCAAGGAAACGGAAGAAAAAAAGAGATTAGTTAAGGTTGACAAAGATTTGGTGCTGTCGTATGATAATTCTCTGAAGGAATTGGCAAATTTGCTCAATACCGCTTATAAAAGCGATCTTTTTAGTCTGGTTTCGCTCCCTGAAGTACTCAGTGTTGAAAACGAAGAGACGGATGCCGAAGCCTTGTGGCCATATCTCAATATGGCTTTACAGGAGGCACTGAACCAGTTAATTCAAATGCGTAGGACTGAAGGGGAGAGACTGGCCAAGGATTTGCTGAAAAAATTAGACGACCTTTCCGGAATGGTTGATCAAGTAACTGTAAGAGCGCCGCAGGTTGTCGCGGAATATCAGGGGAAATTGAGGGAAAGGCTTGCGGCTCTTCTGGCGGACACTTCGCTGGATGAAGCCAGACTGATTACCGAAGTTGCTATTTTTGCCGACAGAGCTTCGATTGAAGAAGAGCTGGTCAGGCTTGGAAGTCATTTTGAGCAATTTTCCAAAGCATTTTCGGCCAACGAACCGATTGGACGGAAACTGGATTTTCTGATTCAGGAAATGAACAGGGAGATCAATACCATTGGGTCTAAGGCAAATGATCTGGAGATTTCACATATCATTGTTCAGGGAAAAAGTGAATTGGAGAAAATCCGGGAACAGGTTCAGAATATCGAGTAA